The following are from one region of the Hymenobacter sp. YIM 151858-1 genome:
- a CDS encoding DUF3891 family protein, whose product MIVNYTSEGWQIIYQQAHALLAAQLLHQWPAFLPLEQWVGLLAAVTQHDDGQRRWDGRYAITPAGAPADFTTKEFSLEQATELMHQARFQGRWRSLLTSMHMSFLYEELRGQRQEIDAFLDEQRHCQQRWRRELKMTKADAERAYALMQWCDRFSLIFCRQELPEMERALEISRGPDGQRYDVRQLAADEAVTVEPWPFAADAFEVGVEASVLTQLQFKNDQELSQALREAPVQNLRWQLRRS is encoded by the coding sequence ATGATCGTAAACTACACTTCCGAGGGCTGGCAAATCATTTACCAGCAAGCCCATGCGCTGCTGGCGGCCCAACTGCTGCACCAATGGCCGGCTTTCCTGCCGCTCGAGCAATGGGTGGGCCTGCTGGCCGCCGTAACGCAGCACGACGACGGCCAGCGCCGCTGGGACGGGCGCTACGCCATTACGCCCGCCGGCGCCCCCGCCGATTTCACCACCAAGGAATTTTCGCTGGAGCAAGCCACCGAGCTCATGCACCAGGCCCGGTTTCAGGGGCGGTGGCGCAGCCTGCTTACCAGCATGCACATGAGCTTTTTGTACGAGGAACTGCGCGGCCAAAGGCAGGAAATCGACGCGTTTCTCGACGAGCAGCGCCACTGCCAGCAGCGCTGGCGGCGCGAGCTGAAAATGACCAAGGCCGACGCCGAGCGCGCCTACGCCCTGATGCAGTGGTGCGACCGGTTTTCGCTGATTTTCTGCCGCCAGGAGCTGCCCGAGATGGAGCGCGCCCTCGAAATCAGCCGCGGGCCCGACGGCCAGCGCTACGACGTGCGCCAGCTTGCCGCCGACGAGGCCGTAACCGTGGAGCCCTGGCCTTTTGCGGCCGATGCCTTTGAGGTGGGCGTAGAGGCCTCGGTGCTCACGCAGCTGCAGTTCAAAAACGACCAGGAGCTGAGCCAGGCCTTGCGCGAGGCGCCCGTGCAAAACCTGCGCTGGCAGCTGCGCCGCAGCTAG
- a CDS encoding YihY/virulence factor BrkB family protein: MATSSFQLSSLPGLFKATATQFMENNSLRLAGALAYNAIFSIPPLLLIVIASAGYFFGEEAVQGKLMQQLSGFVSPDAAKIIQESISSFHEQQKGGMAAAIGLGTLIFAATTFFVTLQESLNSIWNLKVKPRNGLWEFIHARLLSFGLILSVALLLLISFVVSAVLSFFTDYLQQLLPGVAVFFIRLIDLLLSLGITTALFALIYRFLPDAIIRWRDVWTGAFITALLFIIGKYLITFYIATSDPGSAFGAARSLIILLVWIYYSSLIIFFGAEFTQQYADCYGQHVQPKAHAVRIEVREVPPGETKEEQNTGRPHAEGRFRS; encoded by the coding sequence ATGGCTACCTCCTCGTTTCAGCTATCCTCGTTGCCCGGCCTGTTCAAAGCCACCGCCACCCAGTTCATGGAGAACAACTCCCTGCGCCTGGCCGGTGCGCTGGCCTACAACGCCATCTTCTCCATTCCGCCGCTGCTGCTCATCGTTATTGCCTCGGCTGGGTATTTCTTCGGCGAAGAGGCCGTACAGGGCAAGCTGATGCAGCAGCTGAGCGGTTTTGTAAGCCCCGATGCCGCCAAAATCATCCAGGAGTCCATCAGCAGTTTTCATGAGCAGCAAAAAGGCGGCATGGCGGCGGCCATCGGTTTGGGCACGCTCATTTTTGCGGCCACCACGTTTTTCGTTACGCTGCAGGAAAGCCTCAACAGCATCTGGAACCTGAAGGTGAAGCCGCGCAACGGCCTGTGGGAGTTTATTCACGCGCGCTTGCTTTCGTTTGGCCTGATCCTGAGCGTGGCCTTGTTGCTGCTGATTTCGTTTGTGGTCAGCGCCGTGCTCAGCTTCTTCACCGATTACCTCCAGCAGCTGTTGCCGGGCGTGGCCGTGTTCTTTATCCGCCTGATCGATTTGCTGCTCTCGCTGGGCATCACCACGGCTTTGTTTGCCCTGATCTACCGCTTTCTGCCCGACGCCATCATCCGCTGGCGCGACGTGTGGACGGGCGCTTTCATCACGGCCCTGCTGTTCATCATCGGCAAGTACCTGATTACCTTTTACATCGCCACCTCCGACCCCGGCTCGGCCTTCGGGGCGGCTCGTTCGCTCATCATCCTGCTCGTCTGGATTTACTATTCCTCGCTGATCATCTTTTTCGGCGCCGAGTTCACGCAGCAGTACGCCGATTGCTACGGCCAGCACGTGCAGCCCAAAGCCCACGCCGTGCGCATTGAGGTGCGCGAGGTGCCGCCCGGCGAAACCAAGGAAGAGCAAAACACCGGCCGCCCGCACGCCGAGGGGCGTTTCCGGAGCTAG
- the rlmN gene encoding 23S rRNA (adenine(2503)-C(2))-methyltransferase RlmN: MITLPIVTKRDIRKLTLDELKAFFVEHGEKPFRAKQVMEWLWRNVAHSFAEMNNISLSTRELLDAHFSINSVQIQKQQQSTDGTIKYAFRLHDGHLVEGVLIPKDDRMTACISSQVGCSLTCKFCATGYMERKRNLDTAEIFDQVAIIAQQAEEHFGKPLTNIVYMGMGEPLLNYANVLKSVERITDNKEGLGMAARRLTVSTAGISKMIKKLADDGFKANLALSLHAPTDEKRNEIMPINESNSLPVLKEALQHYHQVTGRMVTYEYIVFDNFNDSIDDAKALLEITKWIPCKVNLIEYNPIAPAAFLNAQEDRLVPFMKYLADRGVQVNVRRSRGKDIDAACGQLATKEGQPA; this comes from the coding sequence ATGATCACGCTGCCCATCGTTACCAAACGCGACATCCGCAAACTCACCCTCGACGAGCTCAAGGCCTTTTTTGTTGAGCACGGCGAAAAGCCTTTCCGCGCCAAGCAGGTGATGGAGTGGCTGTGGCGCAACGTGGCGCACTCGTTCGCCGAGATGAACAACATCTCGCTGAGCACCCGCGAGTTGCTCGATGCGCACTTCAGCATCAACTCCGTTCAGATTCAGAAGCAGCAGCAAAGCACCGACGGCACCATCAAGTACGCTTTCCGGCTGCACGACGGGCACCTGGTAGAGGGCGTGCTCATCCCTAAGGACGACCGCATGACGGCGTGCATCTCGTCGCAGGTGGGCTGCTCGCTTACGTGTAAGTTTTGCGCCACCGGCTACATGGAGCGCAAGCGCAACCTCGATACGGCCGAAATCTTCGACCAGGTGGCCATTATTGCTCAGCAGGCCGAGGAACACTTCGGCAAGCCGCTCACCAACATCGTGTACATGGGCATGGGCGAGCCGCTGCTCAACTACGCCAACGTGCTCAAGAGTGTGGAGCGCATCACCGACAACAAGGAGGGCCTGGGCATGGCGGCTCGCCGCCTTACGGTGAGCACCGCCGGCATCTCCAAGATGATCAAGAAGCTGGCCGACGACGGTTTCAAGGCCAACCTGGCCCTCAGCCTGCACGCGCCCACCGATGAGAAGCGCAACGAAATCATGCCCATCAACGAGTCGAACTCGTTGCCGGTGCTGAAGGAGGCCTTGCAGCACTACCACCAGGTAACCGGCCGCATGGTAACCTACGAGTACATCGTGTTCGACAACTTCAACGACTCGATTGACGACGCCAAGGCCCTGCTCGAAATCACGAAGTGGATTCCCTGCAAGGTGAATCTGATCGAGTACAACCCCATTGCCCCGGCCGCCTTCCTCAACGCCCAGGAAGACCGCCTCGTGCCGTTTATGAAGTACCTCGCCGACCGCGGCGTGCAGGTAAACGTGCGCCGCTCGCGCGGCAAAGACATCGACGCCGCCTGCGGCCAGTTGGCCACCAAAGAAGGCCAGCCCGCCTAG
- a CDS encoding STAS/SEC14 domain-containing protein, producing the protein MPLSSFSASLRMHAQHPVGQVQLMPGEYVHLSWQGVPASSAEVRAIYNEALALLRREGLHKILTDHRLMPRLSAADRDWLTATWAPQAVATAGYRFAAIVQAQDVFNRLATVQIVHELAVPLTVRYFDDEATADAWLRQQR; encoded by the coding sequence ATGCCCCTGTCTTCTTTTTCGGCCTCCTTACGCATGCATGCGCAGCACCCGGTAGGCCAGGTGCAGCTGATGCCCGGCGAATACGTGCACCTAAGTTGGCAAGGTGTGCCCGCCAGCAGCGCCGAGGTGCGCGCCATCTACAACGAGGCGCTGGCCTTGCTGCGCCGCGAAGGGCTGCACAAAATCCTGACCGACCACCGCCTGATGCCGCGCCTGAGCGCCGCCGACCGCGACTGGCTCACGGCCACCTGGGCGCCGCAGGCCGTGGCTACGGCGGGCTACCGCTTTGCCGCCATTGTGCAGGCGCAGGATGTGTTCAACCGCCTGGCTACGGTGCAAATCGTGCACGAGCTGGCCGTGCCCCTTACCGTGCGCTACTTCGACGACGAAGCCACCGCCGACGCCTGGCTGCGGCAGCAACGCTGA
- a CDS encoding thioesterase family protein, whose product MARVKVALPETFSVTVELPVRITDLNYGAHLGNDALVSLLHEARVQFLRHMELAEYDPATKQGMIMSDLAVEYKGEGFYGDVLRVQMAATDLHKYGFDVVYHIQTTEGRDIARAKTGMLCFDYNTRKLALLPEVAAARLGAPAA is encoded by the coding sequence ATGGCCCGCGTAAAAGTAGCCTTGCCCGAGACGTTTTCCGTAACAGTGGAGCTGCCCGTGCGCATCACCGACCTGAATTACGGCGCCCACCTCGGCAACGATGCCCTCGTTAGCCTGCTGCACGAAGCCCGCGTGCAGTTTTTGCGGCACATGGAGCTGGCCGAGTACGACCCCGCCACCAAGCAGGGCATGATCATGTCGGATTTGGCTGTGGAGTACAAGGGCGAGGGCTTTTACGGCGACGTGCTGCGCGTGCAAATGGCCGCCACCGATCTGCACAAGTATGGCTTCGATGTGGTGTACCACATCCAAACCACCGAAGGCCGCGACATTGCCCGCGCCAAAACCGGCATGCTCTGCTTCGACTACAACACCCGCAAGCTGGCTTTGCTTCCCGAAGTAGCCGCTGCCCGCCTAGGTGCCCCGGCTGCCTAA
- the mnmD gene encoding tRNA (5-methylaminomethyl-2-thiouridine)(34)-methyltransferase MnmD has translation MSDVTKVEVRQTGDGSSTLYVPALDEHYHSTHGALQESVHVFIRAGLEPLLLTADRPQHILEVGLGTGLNALLTLQRSLTARVRIHYDAVETFPLPPDIVEALGIERYVLNPELLDLHRQLHAAPWNTPVDLTPHFELRKLHVALQQAHLPANHYQLIYFDAFAPEKQPDMWTQAVFEQLFAATARGGVLVSYCAKGAFKRSLKAAGWEVEALPGPPGKREMTRARKP, from the coding sequence ATGAGCGACGTTACAAAGGTAGAAGTACGGCAAACGGGCGACGGCTCGAGCACCTTGTACGTGCCGGCGCTTGATGAGCACTACCACTCGACCCACGGTGCGCTGCAAGAGTCGGTGCACGTGTTTATTCGGGCGGGCCTCGAGCCGTTGCTGCTCACCGCCGACCGCCCCCAGCACATTCTGGAAGTGGGCTTGGGCACCGGCCTCAACGCCCTGCTTACGCTGCAGCGCAGCCTCACCGCCCGCGTGCGCATTCACTACGATGCCGTCGAGACGTTCCCGCTGCCGCCCGACATCGTGGAGGCCCTAGGTATTGAGCGCTACGTGCTGAACCCGGAGCTGCTAGACCTGCACCGCCAACTGCACGCCGCCCCCTGGAACACGCCCGTCGACCTGACGCCGCACTTTGAGCTGCGCAAGCTGCACGTGGCGCTGCAGCAGGCGCACTTGCCCGCCAACCACTACCAGCTCATTTACTTCGATGCCTTTGCGCCCGAAAAGCAACCCGATATGTGGACGCAGGCCGTGTTCGAGCAGCTATTCGCGGCTACGGCGCGCGGCGGTGTGCTGGTGAGCTACTGCGCCAAGGGCGCCTTCAAGCGCAGCCTGAAAGCCGCTGGCTGGGAAGTGGAGGCGCTGCCCGGCCCGCCCGGCAAACGCGAAATGACGCGGGCCCGCAAGCCGTAA
- a CDS encoding DUF2157 domain-containing protein produces the protein MSRKFVEIEGQHWVEQGIISPEQHQRLLALYPEQQRAIGLLPLLGSLLVSLSALSLVAANWQDLPELLRLGLLIGSMVGAYLGGEHFLHRGFRSMGIGLVALGLVLFGAGIVLTSQMYQLVGYDVTGLLAWVMAGVVLTFIYQSHFLFILAVAIGVLAQGYSVGSLSSYSYTSALLMAGGLGYYWWRRPDALCGAILATGLLWQSALLINHLHIKITWFFVPAMLVYAAGDWQPNRPAARALQAPPLVAAFLFMLGLGMFGEAGSYTDQLRPHFVGFVGALLLVFGLSVAGKHARGHLSSAADWLLLLPGYYFPGGLPLAVAALVVLYAYTGSVLYRGFQEQAADRVNLGTALFILTTMVAYFKLTWEFMDKSLFFLLGGLLLLGLSWYLRRRARSIPPSNQPTPQR, from the coding sequence ATGAGTCGAAAATTCGTCGAAATAGAAGGCCAGCACTGGGTTGAGCAGGGCATCATCAGCCCCGAGCAGCACCAGCGCCTGCTGGCCCTATACCCCGAGCAGCAGCGCGCCATTGGCTTGTTGCCCTTGTTGGGCAGCCTGTTGGTGAGCCTCAGCGCCTTGAGCCTGGTGGCAGCCAACTGGCAAGACCTACCCGAGCTGCTGCGCCTGGGCTTGCTTATCGGCTCGATGGTGGGCGCTTACCTAGGCGGCGAGCATTTCCTACACCGCGGTTTCCGCTCGATGGGCATTGGCCTGGTAGCCCTAGGTCTGGTTTTGTTCGGGGCCGGTATTGTGCTCACGAGCCAGATGTACCAGCTGGTGGGCTACGATGTAACGGGGCTGCTGGCGTGGGTAATGGCCGGCGTGGTGCTCACCTTCATCTACCAAAGCCACTTCCTGTTCATTCTGGCCGTGGCCATTGGCGTGCTGGCGCAAGGCTACAGCGTGGGTAGCCTTAGCAGCTACAGCTACACTAGCGCGCTGCTGATGGCCGGCGGCCTCGGTTACTACTGGTGGCGCCGGCCCGACGCGCTTTGCGGAGCCATTCTGGCCACGGGCCTGCTGTGGCAATCGGCGTTGCTGATTAACCACTTGCACATCAAAATCACGTGGTTTTTTGTGCCGGCCATGCTGGTGTACGCCGCCGGCGATTGGCAGCCCAACCGCCCTGCGGCCCGCGCCCTGCAAGCCCCGCCCTTGGTGGCCGCTTTCCTCTTTATGCTCGGCCTAGGTATGTTTGGCGAAGCCGGCAGCTACACCGATCAGCTGCGGCCGCACTTTGTGGGCTTTGTGGGGGCGCTGCTGCTGGTGTTTGGCCTGTCGGTAGCGGGCAAGCACGCGCGCGGGCACCTGAGCAGCGCCGCCGATTGGTTGCTGCTGTTGCCAGGCTACTACTTCCCCGGCGGGTTGCCGCTGGCCGTGGCGGCGCTGGTGGTGCTGTATGCTTACACCGGCTCGGTGCTGTACCGCGGCTTTCAGGAACAAGCTGCAGACCGCGTAAACCTGGGCACGGCGCTGTTCATCCTCACTACCATGGTAGCTTATTTTAAGCTGACGTGGGAGTTCATGGATAAGTCGTTGTTCTTCCTGCTCGGGGGCTTGTTGCTGCTGGGCCTGAGCTGGTACTTGCGCCGCCGGGCTCGTTCTATTCCGCCCTCCAACCAACCCACGCCCCAACGATGA
- a CDS encoding GDYXXLXY domain-containing protein: MKLLPTLFLSGAADKRRRWVALAVAAQVLFLLLVAGAGSAISSYGRAVVLRTSPVDPRDLLYGDYVTLNYDVSQLPRPLWRGSEAPRRHRPVYVELRPTPAGYYEAVAVYPAEPASLPADHVALRGWIVNVWRQGLQLRYGLERYYVPEGEGRKLERRAGRQPLLVHVSVAPWDQSRITRVEIAPKPAERP, from the coding sequence ATGAAGCTGTTGCCTACGCTCTTCTTGTCGGGAGCGGCCGATAAGCGCCGCCGCTGGGTAGCCTTGGCCGTGGCCGCGCAGGTGCTGTTTCTCTTGCTGGTGGCCGGGGCAGGCTCGGCCATCAGCAGCTACGGCCGGGCGGTGGTGCTGCGCACGTCGCCCGTCGACCCGCGAGACTTGCTGTACGGCGACTACGTTACCCTGAACTACGACGTAAGCCAGTTGCCGCGGCCGCTGTGGCGTGGCTCGGAGGCTCCGCGCCGGCACCGTCCCGTGTACGTGGAGCTGCGCCCCACCCCCGCCGGCTACTACGAGGCCGTAGCGGTGTACCCCGCCGAGCCCGCCTCGTTGCCCGCCGACCATGTGGCCCTGCGCGGCTGGATTGTGAACGTGTGGCGCCAAGGCCTGCAACTGCGCTACGGCCTGGAGCGCTACTACGTGCCCGAAGGCGAAGGCCGCAAGCTGGAACGCCGCGCCGGTCGGCAGCCGCTGCTGGTGCACGTGAGCGTGGCTCCGTGGGACCAGTCGCGCATTACCCGCGTCGAAATAGCTCCTAAACCAGCAGAGCGCCCGTAA
- a CDS encoding ExbD/TolR family protein: MADIQPTSAPSRSTKPRAKKQAFRLDMTPMVDLAFLLLTFFMLTTTFAKPNVMQLTMPVTDADSDTDVPASQALTLILGKNSQVHYFFGLNTAEAPAELRTTNFGAAGVRQVLLQFKQRSPQATVLIKTSPDARYCDVVDVLDEMSITNQKKYALVDLDKADRQLLALNTR; the protein is encoded by the coding sequence ATGGCCGACATCCAGCCCACCTCCGCCCCGAGCCGCAGCACCAAGCCCCGCGCCAAAAAGCAAGCCTTCCGCCTCGACATGACCCCGATGGTGGACCTCGCCTTTCTGCTGCTCACCTTCTTCATGCTCACCACCACGTTTGCCAAGCCCAACGTGATGCAGCTGACCATGCCCGTAACCGATGCGGATAGCGACACCGATGTGCCGGCCAGCCAAGCCCTCACGCTCATTTTGGGTAAGAACAGCCAGGTGCACTACTTCTTTGGGTTGAACACCGCTGAGGCACCCGCCGAGCTGCGCACCACCAACTTTGGCGCGGCTGGGGTTCGGCAAGTGCTGCTGCAGTTCAAGCAACGCAGCCCACAAGCCACCGTGCTCATCAAAACCAGCCCCGATGCCAGGTACTGCGACGTGGTGGATGTGCTCGACGAGATGAGCATCACCAACCAAAAGAAGTACGCTTTGGTGGACCTGGACAAAGCCGACCGCCAGCTACTCGCCCTGAACACGCGGTAG
- a CDS encoding 5-formyltetrahydrofolate cyclo-ligase has product MLKADLRRDMLGRRRALPEAELAARSAQVAARLFAAFDLGAWRTVHVFLPIERQHELNTWLIIRRLWAEFPQVQVVVPVVQADGQLTHRLLGPGTALQPNAWGIPEPLGAPAVAAATIDAVLLPLLAFDLQGHRVGYGKGFYDRFLQECPGAQRIGLSLEPPVERITDAWPGDVPLHACVAPERVWWFEEAQHAGE; this is encoded by the coding sequence ATGCTGAAAGCCGACCTCCGCCGCGACATGCTCGGGCGCCGCCGCGCCCTCCCGGAAGCCGAGCTGGCCGCGCGCAGCGCGCAGGTGGCCGCCCGGCTGTTTGCCGCCTTCGACCTAGGCGCCTGGCGCACGGTGCACGTGTTTCTGCCCATCGAGCGGCAGCACGAGCTGAACACCTGGCTTATCATCCGGCGGTTGTGGGCGGAGTTTCCGCAGGTGCAGGTGGTGGTGCCCGTGGTGCAAGCCGATGGCCAGCTAACGCACCGCCTGCTCGGCCCCGGTACCGCCTTGCAGCCCAACGCCTGGGGCATACCCGAGCCCCTAGGTGCGCCAGCCGTTGCGGCCGCTACCATCGATGCGGTGCTGCTGCCCTTACTGGCTTTCGATTTGCAAGGCCACCGCGTGGGCTACGGCAAAGGCTTCTACGACCGATTCTTGCAGGAGTGCCCTGGGGCGCAGCGCATCGGCCTGAGCCTGGAGCCGCCCGTGGAGCGCATTACCGATGCCTGGCCCGGCGACGTGCCCCTGCACGCCTGCGTGGCGCCGGAGCGCGTGTGGTGGTTTGAGGAGGCGCAGCACGCCGGCGAGTAG
- the bshC gene encoding bacillithiol biosynthesis cysteine-adding enzyme BshC yields the protein MPVHCLPYAATGAFSAFVADYLKQEPRLQPFYHRFPTLEAFAEQLEEKRAQYPAATRERLQQALRRQLSALPELHPAVQANLGLLAKETTFTVTTGHQLNLLTGPLYFIYKIATVVKLCRQLKEQYPQYDFVPVYWMASEDHDFAEINHLHLFGKKLEWQAEQTGGPVGRMPLAGLTEQVLAQLPAEVPAAFREAYEQSQTLAEATRRLTHTLFGQYGLLSVEPDDAELKQVLAPVLAEELRTQAAYQAVQATDAALEAAGYKPQVYARPLNLFYLTSTGKRERLELEDGHVVVRNTDIRWTIDEAVAHAEAEPACFSPNVVLRPLYQELLLPNLCYVGGGAEVAYWLQLKGVFEHYQVPMPLVLLRNSALYVGRTHLGKLRKLGLGTNDLFRPLPELKKQVAVSLGQEEVSLAEQQEQLAAAFAAVSAVAQRLDPTLVRTVAAEQQKVTGIVAGLEKRLSKAAEAKHETAYNQLSGLKEKLFPGGSLQERHDNVLSIVANNPGFIDQLVEAFEPLALEFTVIEEE from the coding sequence ATGCCCGTGCACTGTTTGCCCTACGCCGCCACCGGCGCGTTTAGCGCGTTTGTCGCTGATTACCTGAAGCAAGAGCCCAGGCTCCAGCCTTTTTATCACCGCTTCCCGACGCTGGAGGCTTTTGCCGAGCAGCTGGAGGAGAAGCGTGCGCAGTACCCGGCTGCTACCCGCGAGCGGCTACAACAAGCATTGCGCCGACAGCTGAGCGCCCTGCCCGAGCTGCACCCGGCCGTGCAAGCCAACCTAGGGCTGCTGGCGAAGGAAACCACCTTCACCGTTACCACCGGCCACCAGCTCAACCTGCTTACCGGGCCGCTGTACTTCATCTACAAAATTGCCACGGTGGTAAAGCTCTGCCGCCAGCTAAAGGAGCAGTACCCGCAGTACGATTTCGTGCCGGTGTACTGGATGGCTTCCGAAGACCACGACTTCGCCGAAATCAACCACCTGCACCTGTTCGGCAAAAAGCTGGAGTGGCAGGCCGAGCAAACCGGCGGGCCCGTGGGCCGCATGCCGCTGGCGGGCCTTACCGAGCAGGTGCTGGCGCAGTTGCCCGCCGAGGTGCCCGCGGCCTTCCGCGAAGCCTACGAGCAAAGCCAAACCCTGGCCGAAGCCACCCGCCGCCTCACGCACACCTTGTTTGGCCAGTACGGCCTGCTGAGCGTAGAGCCCGACGACGCCGAGCTAAAGCAAGTGCTGGCGCCGGTGCTGGCCGAGGAGCTGCGCACCCAGGCTGCCTACCAAGCGGTGCAAGCCACCGATGCCGCCCTAGAGGCTGCCGGCTACAAGCCGCAGGTGTATGCCCGCCCGCTCAACCTGTTTTACCTCACCAGCACGGGCAAGCGCGAGCGGCTGGAGCTGGAAGACGGCCACGTAGTGGTGCGCAACACCGATATCCGCTGGACGATTGACGAAGCCGTAGCGCACGCCGAAGCCGAGCCCGCGTGCTTCAGCCCCAACGTGGTGCTGCGCCCGCTTTACCAGGAGCTGCTGCTGCCCAACCTGTGCTACGTGGGCGGCGGCGCCGAAGTAGCCTACTGGCTGCAGCTGAAGGGAGTATTCGAGCACTACCAAGTGCCCATGCCCCTGGTGCTGCTGCGCAACTCGGCGCTGTACGTGGGCCGCACCCACCTGGGCAAGCTGCGCAAGCTGGGCCTCGGCACCAACGATTTGTTCCGCCCGCTGCCCGAGCTGAAAAAGCAGGTGGCGGTTTCCCTAGGTCAGGAGGAGGTGTCGTTGGCCGAGCAGCAGGAGCAGCTGGCCGCCGCCTTTGCCGCTGTGTCGGCCGTGGCGCAGCGCCTCGACCCCACGCTGGTGAGAACCGTAGCGGCCGAGCAGCAAAAGGTAACGGGCATTGTGGCCGGCCTCGAAAAGCGCCTGAGTAAAGCCGCCGAAGCCAAGCACGAAACCGCTTACAACCAGCTCAGCGGCCTCAAGGAAAAGCTCTTCCCAGGGGGCAGCCTGCAGGAGCGCCACGACAACGTGCTGAGCATTGTGGCGAACAACCCGGGCTTTATCGATCAGCTCGTCGAGGCGTTCGAGCCGCTGGCTTTGGAGTTTACCGTAATCGAAGAAGAATAA
- the rimO gene encoding 30S ribosomal protein S12 methylthiotransferase RimO, translated as MKVKGNRANKVNVITLGCSKNLVDSEVLMGQLRGNGYDVTHESTKNEAGIVIINTCGFIDNAKQESIDTILQYADAKEAGKVEKVYVTGCLSQRYKDQLEVEIPQVDAYFGTLELPQLLKTLNADYKHELVGERLLTTPRHYAYFKIAEGCNRPCSFCAIPLMRGKHVDKPMEDLVTEATKLANMGTKELILIAQDLTYYGLDKYGERKLAELVRRLSDVNGIDWIRLQYAYPSQFPMEVLDVMQERENVCKYLDMPLQHISDNMLKTMRRGISKRRTVELVDQIRQRMPDIALRTTLIAGHPGETQQDFEELYQFVEDTKFERLGIFTYSHEENTHAFSLEDNVPAEVKQERADAIMELQQSISMDLNEQKVGNTYKVLFDRKESGYWVGRTQYDSPEVDNEVLVPATSQYVRLGDFADVKITEASDFDLYGEVVSN; from the coding sequence ATGAAAGTAAAAGGCAATCGGGCCAATAAGGTAAACGTCATCACGCTGGGCTGCTCCAAGAACCTGGTGGACTCGGAAGTGCTGATGGGCCAGCTGCGCGGCAACGGCTATGACGTAACGCACGAGTCGACGAAAAACGAGGCGGGCATCGTCATCATCAACACCTGCGGCTTCATCGACAACGCCAAGCAGGAGAGCATCGACACCATTCTGCAGTACGCCGACGCCAAAGAGGCCGGCAAGGTGGAAAAGGTGTACGTAACGGGCTGCCTCTCGCAGCGCTACAAGGACCAATTGGAGGTGGAGATTCCGCAGGTGGATGCCTACTTCGGTACCCTGGAGCTGCCGCAGCTGCTGAAAACCCTGAATGCCGACTACAAGCACGAGCTGGTGGGCGAGCGTTTGCTGACCACACCCCGGCACTACGCCTACTTCAAGATTGCCGAGGGCTGCAACCGCCCGTGCTCGTTCTGCGCCATTCCGCTGATGCGCGGCAAGCACGTGGATAAGCCCATGGAGGACCTCGTAACCGAGGCCACCAAGCTGGCCAACATGGGCACCAAGGAGCTGATCCTGATTGCGCAGGACCTCACGTACTACGGCCTCGACAAATACGGCGAGCGGAAGCTGGCCGAGCTGGTGCGCCGCCTGAGCGACGTGAACGGCATCGACTGGATTCGCCTGCAGTACGCCTACCCCTCGCAGTTCCCGATGGAGGTGCTCGACGTGATGCAGGAGCGCGAGAACGTGTGCAAGTACCTCGACATGCCCTTGCAGCACATCAGCGACAACATGCTGAAAACCATGCGCCGCGGCATCAGCAAGCGCCGCACCGTGGAGCTGGTCGATCAGATTCGGCAGCGCATGCCCGACATTGCCCTGCGCACCACGCTGATTGCCGGCCACCCCGGCGAAACGCAGCAAGACTTCGAGGAGCTGTACCAGTTTGTGGAGGACACCAAGTTTGAGCGCCTGGGCATCTTCACGTACTCGCACGAGGAGAATACCCACGCCTTCAGCCTGGAAGACAACGTGCCCGCCGAGGTGAAGCAAGAGCGTGCCGACGCCATCATGGAGCTGCAGCAGAGCATTTCGATGGACCTGAACGAGCAGAAAGTGGGCAACACCTACAAAGTGCTGTTCGACCGCAAGGAGAGCGGCTACTGGGTGGGCCGTACGCAGTACGACTCGCCCGAGGTCGACAACGAGGTGCTGGTGCCCGCCACCAGCCAGTACGTGCGCCTAGGTGATTTTGCCGACGTGAAGATTACCGAGGCTTCGGACTTCGACCTGTACGGCGAAGTGGTAAGCAACTAA